The following are encoded together in the Streptomyces sp. NBC_00358 genome:
- a CDS encoding helix-turn-helix domain-containing protein, which yields MTPSPEHARLLASLRELRERTGLSLAGLAARTAYSKSSWERYFNGRTLPPRAAVRELCRLSGEPDGRCLALWEIAESAWSGRGKEAPRRDTPSTPPPPDPRPAPEPPEAPEPPRTARSGHRTTVLVAVLACVCAVAVGGVVVVLLLLPHGRDRPASSASPSPATTGPHCRESACEGKSPMAMFCARRPETLARHRVAGGAWVELRYSKECGTSWARTWGTRIGDRIEVSPAGRGGRARGARIRNGTDADSFVYTPMLVTRPGTVVQACFRTATAVREECVRGRAG from the coding sequence AACATGCCCGACTCCTCGCGTCGCTGCGGGAGTTGCGCGAACGCACCGGTCTGAGCCTGGCGGGCCTCGCGGCCAGGACCGCGTACAGCAAGTCGTCGTGGGAGCGGTACTTCAACGGCAGGACGCTGCCGCCGCGCGCTGCGGTGCGGGAGCTGTGCCGTCTCAGCGGCGAACCGGACGGGCGGTGTCTGGCCCTGTGGGAGATCGCGGAGTCCGCGTGGAGCGGGCGAGGGAAGGAGGCGCCGCGGCGGGACACGCCCTCGACGCCGCCGCCTCCGGACCCGCGCCCGGCCCCCGAACCGCCCGAGGCTCCCGAACCGCCCCGGACCGCGCGGTCCGGTCACCGGACCACGGTTCTGGTGGCGGTTCTGGCGTGCGTGTGCGCCGTGGCCGTCGGTGGTGTCGTGGTGGTGCTCCTGCTGCTGCCGCACGGCCGCGACCGCCCGGCGTCGTCCGCATCCCCGTCCCCCGCCACGACCGGACCGCACTGCCGGGAGTCCGCCTGCGAGGGAAAGAGCCCGATGGCCATGTTCTGCGCCCGCCGGCCGGAGACCCTGGCCCGGCACCGCGTGGCGGGCGGCGCCTGGGTGGAACTTCGTTACAGCAAGGAGTGCGGGACCAGTTGGGCACGGACCTGGGGCACGCGGATCGGGGACCGGATCGAGGTGAGCCCGGCCGGCCGCGGCGGCCGGGCCCGCGGCGCCCGGATCAGGAACGGCACCGACGCCGACTCCTTCGTCTACACCCCCATGCTGGTCACCCGCCCCGGAACCGTCGTCCAGGCCTGCTTCCGTACCGCGACGGCCGTCCGCGAGGAGTGCGTCCGAGGCCGCGCGGGCTAG
- a CDS encoding adenylosuccinate lyase translates to MDEALRSLTERLRTEAGAGTSAAYERLAATEDPDVLAAALTEPGQPLWARELAAFRLGTAGDRRAFEALVLLLNHRDPRRCASAAHALARLGDPRTARAAAALATNELRVAYALQPVRLLVELRAPEAVPALITTLERRLSPHDPYRKVALACADGLGVLGDARARPVLNEALAHPALAETAVRALARLPEEQVQPPGRRSSGSS, encoded by the coding sequence ATGGACGAAGCGTTGCGATCACTCACGGAGCGTTTACGGACCGAGGCCGGGGCCGGGACCTCGGCGGCGTACGAACGACTCGCTGCCACCGAGGACCCCGACGTGCTGGCCGCCGCGCTGACCGAGCCCGGACAGCCGCTCTGGGCCCGGGAGTTGGCCGCGTTCCGGCTCGGCACGGCCGGGGACCGGCGGGCCTTCGAGGCACTCGTCCTGCTGCTCAACCACCGCGATCCGCGGCGCTGCGCGTCCGCCGCGCACGCCCTGGCCCGGCTCGGCGACCCGCGCACGGCCCGCGCCGCCGCCGCGCTCGCCACCAACGAACTGCGGGTCGCGTACGCGCTCCAGCCCGTACGGCTCCTGGTCGAACTGCGCGCGCCCGAAGCCGTACCCGCGCTCATCACCACCCTGGAACGCCGGCTGAGCCCGCACGACCCGTACCGTAAGGTCGCCCTCGCCTGCGCGGACGGCCTGGGTGTCCTGGGCGACGCCCGCGCGAGACCGGTCCTGAACGAGGCACTGGCCCATCCGGCACTAGCGGAGACGGCCGTGCGCGCGCTGGCCCGGCTGCCCGAGGAGCAGGTCCAGCCGCCCGGTCGGCGCTCCAGCGGCAGTTCCTAG
- a CDS encoding 3-hydroxyacyl-CoA dehydrogenase family protein, translating into MATPLSDTPLSPLKTVAVIGLGTMGTGIAEVLARAGRDVIGIDISEAATTQAVATLEASTARAVRREHLTEPERTDALARFRTFTDLAAAADADLVIEVTPESYEIKQQVFRALDAIVRPEAILATGTNALSVTRLAADSAHPERVLGLHFFNPAPAMKLVEVVSSVLTAPAAVTAVTDLAFELGKEPVAVGDRPGFVADGLLFGYLNQAAAMYEAKYASREDIDAAMKLGCGLPMGPLALLDLIGVDTARTVLEAMYSESHDRLHAPAPILKQLSEAGLTGRKSGRGFYSYESAGSDAVVRDALTPLEGAALAQGRTVRSVGVAGSGTMASGIAEVFAKAGYEVVLAARTEEKAQTAKARIGKSLNRSVDKGRMTAEAAARTLELITPTGSYDDFAEVDLALEAVAEDLEIKQQLFGVFDKVCKPGAILATTTSSLPVVACARATSRPQDVIGMHFFNPAPAMKLVEVVRTVLTADDVHATVREVCAKIRKHPVDCGDRAGFIVNALLFPYLNNAIKMVQEHYASLDDIDAAMKLGGGYPMGPFELLDVVGLDVSLAIEKVLHREFRDPGLAPAPLLEHLVAAGCLGRKTGRGFREYARR; encoded by the coding sequence ATGGCCACTCCCCTGTCCGACACCCCTCTGTCCCCGCTGAAGACCGTCGCCGTCATCGGCCTCGGCACCATGGGCACCGGCATCGCCGAAGTCCTGGCCCGCGCCGGCCGCGACGTCATCGGCATCGACATCAGCGAAGCCGCGACCACCCAGGCGGTGGCCACCCTCGAAGCCTCCACCGCCCGCGCCGTGCGCCGCGAGCACCTCACCGAGCCCGAGCGCACGGACGCCCTCGCCCGGTTCCGCACCTTCACCGACCTCGCGGCCGCCGCCGACGCCGACCTCGTCATCGAGGTGACCCCGGAGTCGTACGAAATCAAGCAGCAGGTCTTCCGGGCCCTCGACGCCATCGTGCGCCCCGAGGCGATCCTCGCGACGGGCACCAACGCGCTGTCCGTGACGCGCCTGGCCGCCGACTCGGCCCACCCCGAGCGCGTGCTCGGTCTGCACTTCTTCAACCCGGCGCCCGCGATGAAGCTCGTCGAGGTCGTGTCCTCGGTGCTGACCGCGCCGGCGGCCGTCACCGCGGTCACCGACCTGGCGTTCGAACTCGGCAAGGAGCCCGTCGCGGTCGGCGACCGCCCAGGTTTCGTCGCCGACGGGCTGCTCTTCGGCTACCTCAACCAGGCGGCCGCGATGTACGAGGCGAAGTACGCCTCCCGCGAGGACATCGACGCGGCGATGAAGCTCGGCTGCGGGCTGCCCATGGGCCCGCTCGCGCTGCTCGACCTGATCGGCGTGGACACCGCCCGGACCGTCCTGGAGGCGATGTACTCCGAGTCGCACGACCGCCTGCACGCCCCCGCGCCCATCCTCAAGCAGCTCAGCGAGGCGGGCCTGACCGGGCGCAAGTCCGGCCGCGGCTTCTACTCGTACGAGTCCGCGGGCAGCGACGCCGTCGTGCGGGACGCGCTGACGCCGCTGGAGGGCGCCGCCCTGGCGCAGGGCCGTACGGTCCGCTCGGTGGGTGTCGCCGGCTCCGGCACGATGGCCTCCGGTATCGCGGAGGTCTTCGCGAAGGCCGGGTACGAGGTCGTCCTCGCGGCCCGTACGGAGGAGAAGGCGCAGACCGCGAAGGCCCGTATCGGCAAGTCGCTCAACCGCTCTGTCGACAAGGGCCGGATGACGGCCGAGGCGGCGGCGCGGACCCTGGAGCTGATCACTCCGACCGGCAGCTACGACGACTTCGCCGAGGTCGATCTGGCGCTGGAGGCGGTCGCCGAGGACCTGGAGATCAAGCAGCAGCTCTTCGGCGTCTTCGACAAGGTCTGCAAGCCCGGCGCGATCCTCGCCACCACCACCTCCTCGCTCCCCGTCGTCGCCTGCGCCCGCGCCACCTCGCGCCCGCAGGACGTGATCGGCATGCACTTCTTCAACCCGGCCCCGGCGATGAAGCTCGTCGAGGTCGTGCGGACCGTGCTGACCGCGGACGACGTGCACGCCACCGTGCGCGAGGTCTGCGCGAAGATCCGCAAGCACCCGGTGGACTGCGGTGACCGGGCCGGCTTCATCGTGAACGCGCTGCTGTTCCCGTACCTGAACAACGCGATCAAGATGGTGCAGGAGCACTACGCCTCGCTCGACGACATCGACGCGGCGATGAAGCTGGGCGGCGGCTACCCGATGGGGCCCTTCGAGCTGCTCGACGTGGTCGGGCTCGATGTCTCGCTGGCCATCGAGAAGGTCCTGCACCGCGAGTTCCGCGACCCGGGTCTCGCCCCCGCACCGCTCCTGGAGCACCTGGTGGCCGCGGGCTGCCTCGGCCGCAAGACGGGCCGCGGCTTCCGCGAATATGCCCGCCGCTGA